Proteins encoded together in one Deltaproteobacteria bacterium window:
- a CDS encoding chromate transporter, with protein MVRSMKPFIEVLSVALRLGLTSFGGPIAHLGYFRDEYVVRRKWLDEKSYADLVALCQFLPGPASSQVGMAIGISRAGLPGALAAWLGFTLPSALLLVAFAFGVNAVGTAAAAGWLHGLKIVAVAVVAQAVWGMAKSLCPDRQRATLAIVAAIVTLSWPTAGGQLLSIVAAGVVGWFFLAPTALSFQVHAQFPVSKRAGVIAWIIFFALLLGLPLIRPLAQSHSLDVFDSFFRVGSLVFGGGHVVLPLLQSEVVGPGWITNEQFVAGYGATQAVPGPLFTFSAYIGAVMNGWSGALLTLVAIFLPSFLLVVGALPFWDSLRANSKFQSALSGINAAVVGLLLAALYKPVWTSAILSPVDFSLGLVGFGLLMFWKWPPWIVVLLSALVGEILARV; from the coding sequence ATGGTTCGTTCGATGAAGCCTTTTATCGAAGTCCTCTCCGTCGCCCTGCGTCTCGGTCTCACCTCTTTCGGCGGGCCGATCGCGCATCTTGGTTATTTTCGCGATGAGTATGTGGTGCGACGTAAGTGGCTTGATGAGAAAAGTTACGCTGACTTGGTGGCGCTGTGTCAATTTCTTCCTGGGCCGGCGAGTAGTCAGGTGGGGATGGCGATTGGCATTTCACGCGCTGGCTTGCCGGGCGCTTTGGCGGCTTGGCTTGGCTTTACTTTGCCGTCGGCGCTGTTGCTGGTCGCGTTTGCGTTTGGTGTGAATGCGGTCGGCACCGCGGCGGCTGCCGGATGGTTGCACGGTTTGAAAATCGTTGCCGTCGCGGTGGTGGCGCAGGCGGTTTGGGGAATGGCGAAGTCACTTTGTCCGGATCGGCAGCGCGCGACGTTGGCGATTGTCGCGGCGATTGTCACGCTCAGTTGGCCAACTGCTGGCGGACAATTGCTTTCGATCGTTGCTGCCGGCGTCGTCGGTTGGTTCTTTCTTGCGCCGACGGCACTGAGTTTTCAAGTCCACGCGCAGTTTCCCGTGAGTAAGCGCGCCGGCGTGATCGCTTGGATTATTTTTTTCGCTCTGTTGCTGGGCCTGCCGCTGATTCGGCCATTGGCGCAGAGCCATTCGCTCGATGTCTTCGATAGTTTTTTCCGCGTCGGTTCGTTAGTTTTCGGTGGTGGCCATGTAGTCTTGCCACTGCTGCAATCTGAAGTCGTCGGCCCCGGTTGGATTACCAACGAACAATTCGTCGCCGGCTACGGCGCGACCCAAGCGGTGCCGGGGCCGTTGTTTACTTTCTCGGCGTATATCGGCGCGGTTATGAACGGTTGGAGCGGCGCGCTGTTGACGCTCGTTGCGATTTTTCTGCCGTCGTTCTTGCTGGTCGTCGGCGCGCTGCCGTTTTGGGATTCGCTACGCGCTAACTCTAAATTTCAATCCGCTTTGAGCGGCATCAACGCCGCGGTCGTCGGACTGCTTCTCGCCGCGCTTTATAAGCCGGTGTGGACTAGCGCGATACTCTCTCCCGTCGATTTCTCGCTCGGCTTGGTTGGCTTCGGTCTGTTGATGTTTTGGAAATGGCCGCCGTGGATCGTCGTGCTGTTGAGCGCTTTGGTGGGCGAAATACTGGCGCGTGTCT
- the moaA gene encoding GTP 3',8-cyclase MoaA, translating to MLVDALKRPVKDLRISVTDRCNFRCTYCMPQDEYEWIDKKEILTFEEITRLARIFVQFGVEKIRLTGGEPLVRHDLNLLIEKLAPLAGLKDLCLTTNGALLADRIQSLKQAGLKRVNVSIDTLDGDKFKRMTKRGDLSKVLDGIFAAKAAGLAPIKLNAVVERGVNDDDILPLVEFCRDNGFAMRFIEYMDVGNANNWTSAKLVSKKQIIETINARYPLREIGRDQGSAPSVDYEFIDGKGDIGVIASVTEPFCSSCTRARVTADGKIVTCLFSNVGHDVKAQLRGGASDAALAEFIANIWHGRTDRYSAERLAALNSSTYDPKNHRKIEMISLGG from the coding sequence ATGTTAGTCGACGCGCTCAAACGGCCGGTCAAAGACCTGCGCATCTCGGTCACCGACCGGTGCAACTTCCGCTGCACCTATTGCATGCCACAGGATGAGTACGAGTGGATCGACAAAAAAGAAATTTTGACATTCGAAGAGATCACTCGGTTAGCGCGGATATTCGTTCAATTCGGTGTGGAAAAAATTAGATTAACCGGCGGCGAACCTCTGGTGCGCCATGATTTAAACCTGCTGATCGAGAAACTAGCGCCGCTCGCAGGTCTCAAGGATCTGTGTCTGACGACCAACGGCGCGCTGCTCGCCGATAGAATTCAATCTCTCAAGCAAGCGGGCTTGAAGCGGGTCAACGTTAGCATCGATACCTTGGACGGTGACAAATTCAAACGCATGACCAAGCGCGGCGACCTGAGCAAAGTGCTCGACGGCATCTTTGCCGCCAAAGCGGCCGGGTTGGCGCCGATCAAGTTAAACGCGGTCGTCGAGCGCGGCGTCAACGACGACGATATTTTGCCGTTAGTCGAGTTCTGCCGCGACAATGGTTTCGCCATGCGCTTCATCGAGTACATGGACGTCGGCAACGCCAACAACTGGACCTCGGCCAAACTGGTGTCGAAGAAACAAATCATCGAAACCATCAACGCGCGCTATCCGCTAAGGGAAATCGGCCGCGACCAAGGCAGCGCGCCGTCGGTGGATTACGAATTCATCGACGGCAAGGGCGACATCGGCGTGATCGCGTCGGTGACCGAGCCGTTCTGTTCGAGCTGCACCCGGGCGCGAGTGACGGCGGACGGCAAGATCGTCACCTGCCTGTTTTCCAATGTCGGCCACGACGTCAAAGCGCAGCTGCGCGGCGGCGCCTCCGACGCGGCGCTGGCCGAGTTCATCGCCAACATTTGGCACGGCCGCACCGACCGTTACTCGGCGGAGCGCTTGGCAGCGCTCAACTCGTCGACCTACGATCCCAAGAACCACCGCAAGATCGAAATGATTTCCCTCGGCGGCTAG